A window of the Branchiibius hedensis genome harbors these coding sequences:
- a CDS encoding HNH endonuclease signature motif containing protein produces MTLTTTTPTPVTCSPVGADASVAELLRAAAGLLQAAYARVSGDHAGLSEEDLMGDIVAAQHVQNSAWAIQSHRLTQAAAIEHRDDPNPIEGAYPLLIHRVIRHDPGSFVDEWFALETGTRLGWSDRHSNTRLGEALDTVERCPRLVDRVGSGTLDPGKACAVAQVSTEAPDHVARQIEDKILAGDPEGMTAVRLRAKARRLRARLDPVGADRAAQARRRSQVGVWVSPHHEPGLSQLTAVLPTLEAAKVMAAVDDLARELHQVTTTNKTLPQCRVDALTDLVLTGVGVDTQLTFTIPVTPPATPATAEDAGVQGLSFEEPDWDDLVDGFDEASLDYDWHEPGLTPINGLDQLDEELRALIAEELEDLNRADLNAEAHARSEAIGQGPPDTGPPDTTPPDTTPPQTGPPDEVPMMSPPAGHARHVAGIGDVFLPRVGIIPAAVITELTQLLGVKLTRALTDATTGTVIETADRSYRPGVRLARFVKTRDQHCRFPGCTRPATLSDIDHVTRYPDGDTAAHNLQCLCRHHHRAKHEGGWHVTMTSQGICTWTSPAGHTYVTDPGD; encoded by the coding sequence ATGACGTTGACCACCACAACTCCCACCCCGGTGACCTGCTCACCGGTGGGTGCGGACGCGTCGGTGGCGGAGCTTCTGCGGGCGGCGGCGGGGTTGTTGCAGGCCGCGTACGCCCGGGTCTCCGGTGATCACGCGGGGTTGTCCGAGGAAGACTTGATGGGCGACATTGTCGCCGCACAGCACGTGCAGAACAGTGCCTGGGCGATCCAGTCGCACCGGTTGACGCAGGCGGCGGCGATCGAGCACCGCGATGACCCGAACCCCATCGAGGGTGCGTATCCGTTGCTGATTCACCGGGTGATCCGGCATGACCCGGGCTCGTTCGTGGATGAATGGTTCGCCCTGGAAACCGGGACCCGGTTGGGCTGGTCGGATCGGCACAGCAACACCCGCCTCGGTGAAGCCCTGGACACGGTTGAGCGGTGTCCGCGGTTGGTGGACCGGGTCGGGTCCGGGACCTTGGACCCGGGTAAAGCCTGCGCCGTCGCGCAGGTCAGCACCGAAGCCCCCGACCACGTCGCCCGCCAGATCGAAGACAAGATCCTGGCCGGGGACCCCGAAGGGATGACGGCGGTGCGGTTGCGGGCGAAAGCGCGGCGGTTACGGGCCCGGCTGGACCCGGTCGGTGCTGACCGGGCCGCCCAGGCACGGCGCCGCTCACAGGTGGGGGTGTGGGTGTCCCCGCATCACGAACCCGGCCTGTCCCAGCTGACCGCGGTCCTACCCACCCTGGAAGCCGCCAAGGTGATGGCGGCGGTCGATGACCTGGCCCGGGAACTGCACCAGGTCACCACCACGAACAAAACCCTGCCGCAGTGCCGGGTCGATGCCCTGACCGACCTGGTCTTGACCGGGGTCGGGGTAGACACCCAGTTGACGTTCACCATCCCCGTCACCCCACCAGCCACCCCGGCGACAGCAGAAGACGCAGGAGTGCAGGGGTTGTCGTTCGAGGAACCGGACTGGGATGACCTGGTCGACGGGTTCGACGAGGCGTCGCTGGACTACGACTGGCACGAACCCGGCCTGACCCCGATCAACGGACTCGATCAACTCGATGAAGAACTACGCGCCCTGATCGCCGAAGAACTCGAAGACCTCAACCGCGCTGACCTCAACGCCGAAGCACACGCACGCAGCGAGGCGATCGGTCAGGGCCCGCCCGACACCGGACCACCAGACACGACACCACCAGACACGACGCCACCACAGACCGGACCACCCGATGAGGTCCCGATGATGTCGCCCCCGGCAGGCCACGCCAGACACGTGGCTGGTATCGGTGACGTGTTCCTGCCCCGGGTCGGGATCATCCCCGCCGCCGTGATCACCGAGTTGACGCAACTGCTCGGGGTGAAGCTCACCCGGGCGTTGACCGACGCGACCACCGGCACCGTGATCGAAACCGCCGACCGGTCGTATCGGCCCGGTGTCCGGTTGGCCCGGTTCGTCAAAACCCGCGACCAGCACTGCCGGTTCCCCGGCTGCACCCGACCCGCCACCCTGTCCGACATCGACCACGTCACCCGCTACCCCGACGGCGACACCGCCGCGCACAACCTGCAATGCCTATGCCGACACCACCACCGCGCCAAACACGAAGGCGGCTGGCACGTCACCATGACCAGCCAAGGCATCTGCACCTGGACCAGCCCCGCCGGCCACACCTACGTGACGGACCCCGGCGACTGA
- a CDS encoding nucleoside hydrolase, which yields MGSGRREGDRLLSVPLVVDTDLGSDPDDELALALVWGSPEFDLRQLIVSYGDVHLRASIAQRMAAETGRALRVAVGEDLPLSGAPVWWAGSEGSAYGELARPTDLVPVDLGLARGGVLLAIAPLSTIATGFAGDPSLPGELERLVIMGGDFRSHAAAEHNIVSDVTAAQSVFDTDATTFVVGLDITRQVRLHAGELRQIATAGPLGAILGREIDAWLARWDEDYEVPHDPVTALAYLEPGLFEFSRPGRVVVSDDGTTRFVPGEGRARIATAVNAPAAACSVLRRVLLGLRSYRAVDA from the coding sequence GTGGGGTCCGGACGCCGGGAAGGCGACCGGCTCCTGAGCGTTCCGCTGGTCGTCGACACCGATCTGGGGTCGGATCCGGACGACGAGTTGGCGCTGGCTCTGGTCTGGGGCTCGCCCGAGTTCGACCTGCGGCAGCTGATCGTGTCGTACGGCGATGTGCACCTGCGTGCGTCGATCGCGCAGCGAATGGCAGCGGAGACCGGTCGGGCATTACGAGTTGCGGTCGGAGAGGACCTTCCCCTCTCGGGCGCCCCGGTGTGGTGGGCTGGGAGCGAGGGATCGGCGTACGGCGAGCTGGCACGTCCCACGGATCTGGTGCCGGTTGATCTCGGGCTGGCTCGCGGGGGAGTCCTGCTGGCGATCGCGCCGCTGTCCACGATTGCCACCGGGTTCGCCGGGGATCCCTCGCTGCCAGGGGAGTTGGAACGACTGGTCATCATGGGCGGTGACTTCCGGTCGCACGCCGCGGCCGAGCACAACATTGTTTCGGATGTGACTGCTGCTCAGTCGGTATTCGACACGGACGCAACGACGTTCGTTGTCGGGCTGGACATCACGCGGCAGGTCCGGCTGCACGCGGGGGAGCTGCGGCAGATCGCGACGGCGGGTCCGCTGGGCGCGATTCTTGGCCGGGAGATCGATGCGTGGTTGGCACGGTGGGATGAGGACTACGAGGTACCGCACGATCCGGTGACCGCGTTGGCCTACCTCGAGCCGGGGTTGTTCGAGTTCTCCCGGCCGGGCCGCGTGGTCGTATCCGACGACGGCACAACGCGATTCGTGCCCGGTGAAGGCCGCGCGAGGATCGCGACCGCGGTGAACGCGCCGGCTGCGGCTTGCAGTGTCCTGCGGCGGGTGCTGCTGGGCTTGCGGTCCTATCGCGCGGTGGATGCCTGA
- a CDS encoding ABC transporter permease, producing the protein MTVSATSPGGLTERRLSWRSLGSLPPWVSGLIGTVLIIAAWWLVSAIFFGPEGAVPSPINVVQELFSDFGSQIYWKAVAATGGAALIGYLWGTLIGLLMAVIVLLLPWTEGVVTQLAVVCSCIPLTAIGPIVTLMTPAGSRGTSIFLAGISVIFTTVVGAILGFRAASQTQLDVISAYGGGRFKQLTKVRLIAALPAILAALKIGAPAAFLGAVLGEYFLSGVDSGVGIQLLAAQADNASVRLWALAITCGAIAGLAYLVIGLLGRLVAPWASGDADAQGVL; encoded by the coding sequence GTGACCGTCAGCGCGACGTCACCCGGCGGACTGACCGAGCGGCGGTTGTCGTGGCGGTCGCTGGGCAGCCTGCCGCCGTGGGTGTCCGGCCTGATCGGCACCGTACTCATCATCGCGGCCTGGTGGCTGGTCTCGGCGATCTTCTTCGGACCCGAGGGCGCGGTGCCCTCGCCGATCAACGTCGTGCAGGAGCTGTTCTCCGATTTCGGCTCGCAGATCTACTGGAAGGCGGTCGCGGCCACCGGTGGCGCGGCATTGATCGGGTACCTGTGGGGCACGCTGATCGGGCTGCTGATGGCCGTGATCGTGCTGTTGCTGCCGTGGACCGAGGGCGTGGTCACGCAACTGGCAGTGGTGTGCTCGTGTATCCCGCTGACCGCGATCGGACCGATCGTCACGTTGATGACGCCCGCCGGTAGTCGCGGCACGAGCATCTTCCTGGCTGGGATCAGCGTCATCTTCACCACCGTGGTCGGTGCCATTCTCGGATTCCGGGCGGCCAGCCAGACCCAGTTGGACGTGATCAGTGCGTACGGCGGCGGCCGGTTCAAGCAGTTGACGAAAGTCCGGTTGATCGCCGCGTTGCCGGCTATCCTCGCCGCGCTGAAGATCGGCGCTCCCGCTGCCTTCCTCGGTGCCGTCCTCGGGGAGTACTTCCTCAGCGGCGTCGACTCCGGGGTGGGCATCCAGTTGTTGGCTGCGCAGGCCGATAACGCCTCGGTCCGGTTGTGGGCGTTGGCGATCACCTGTGGTGCGATCGCGGGGCTGGCCTACTTGGTGATCGGGTTGTTGGGTCGTCTCGTGGCTCCGTGGGCCTCGGGTGACGCTGATGCGCAGGGGGTGCTGTGA
- a CDS encoding MarR family winged helix-turn-helix transcriptional regulator, which translates to MEAEDSDRLHRVHQALRAYGESYLHMGKAFAASGGLYSTDAAAMLEILQAEEAGNPLSPARLGERIGLSSGATSTLLNRLEDAGHIVRNRGHADRRAVTLHSTRGIHATAEAFFGPLEARINAVLASRSGDDLDEFTRLLEQLQQTLDSYRAEQDPPA; encoded by the coding sequence GTGGAGGCCGAAGACAGCGATCGCCTCCACCGCGTCCACCAGGCGCTGCGGGCATATGGCGAGAGTTACCTGCACATGGGCAAGGCCTTCGCGGCCAGCGGTGGGCTGTACTCGACCGACGCCGCCGCCATGCTGGAGATACTGCAAGCCGAGGAAGCCGGGAACCCCCTGTCGCCGGCGCGCCTTGGGGAGCGGATCGGATTGAGCTCAGGGGCAACGTCCACTCTGCTGAACCGCCTTGAAGACGCCGGCCACATCGTCCGGAACCGAGGGCATGCCGACCGGCGAGCGGTCACGTTGCACTCAACCCGGGGGATCCACGCGACTGCCGAAGCGTTCTTTGGCCCTCTCGAGGCGCGCATCAATGCTGTGCTGGCATCGCGATCCGGCGACGACCTTGACGAATTTACGCGGCTACTCGAACAGCTTCAACAGACGTTGGACAGTTACCGCGCCGAGCAGGATCCCCCGGCCTGA
- a CDS encoding DHA2 family efflux MFS transporter permease subunit — MSQQTRRWIGLIAVALGVALIVVDTTIVNVITPSVIDDLGINSSQAQWIQEGYTIVFAALLLLTGRLSDLWGAKQLFLAGVAFFGVTSVLAGLAGSGELLIAARFLQGIGAAMILPTSLALLNQMFTGKARGMAFAVWGTTIGAATAVGPVIGGWLSEHSTWRWAFGINVPLTILILIIGTLFLTTSARSSGGVDLFGAALSILGLGALAFGLVEGRTYGWITSAEPFHVLGATWGSGASPAFVALLASAVLLGAFVWRQVIVSRGGTRHYPLMDVKLFSIASFRNGNIATVIIGLGEFGIIAVLPLWLQFTLGYSALEAGAMLVAIAVGSFVASGISFPLADSGKATALDLVRAGLILEVVGLLALGLVALLTDAQWWLIAAALFFYGIGVGLATAQVTNVVLAEIPENEGGQGSGIQSTFRQLGSALGIAVLTTAFFSTLSSTLNSKLLGIGISSADATRYSEAVTKSAGASIESLAAQPATAAIGHAAEEAMSHALALGSFLAAGFLVLGVIATAFIPQRRD, encoded by the coding sequence ATGTCGCAACAGACGCGGCGATGGATCGGGTTGATCGCAGTAGCGCTGGGGGTGGCGCTGATCGTCGTGGACACCACGATCGTCAACGTGATCACGCCATCAGTGATCGATGACCTCGGGATCAATTCGAGCCAGGCGCAGTGGATCCAGGAGGGATACACGATCGTCTTTGCTGCACTCCTGCTCCTGACGGGTCGTCTCAGCGATCTCTGGGGAGCCAAGCAGTTGTTCCTCGCCGGAGTCGCGTTCTTCGGCGTCACCAGCGTTTTGGCCGGACTGGCTGGTAGTGGCGAGTTGCTCATCGCCGCCCGGTTCCTGCAAGGCATTGGCGCGGCCATGATCTTGCCGACGTCCCTAGCACTGCTGAACCAGATGTTCACCGGCAAAGCCCGCGGTATGGCATTTGCGGTGTGGGGCACGACTATCGGGGCAGCCACCGCGGTCGGACCTGTCATCGGCGGCTGGCTGTCTGAGCATTCGACGTGGCGGTGGGCCTTCGGTATTAACGTCCCGCTGACGATCCTCATCCTGATCATTGGCACGCTATTCCTCACCACGTCGGCGAGGTCCAGTGGTGGAGTCGACCTGTTCGGGGCAGCGTTGTCGATCCTCGGCCTCGGTGCCTTGGCCTTTGGCCTGGTGGAAGGGCGCACGTATGGGTGGATCACGTCTGCCGAGCCGTTCCACGTGCTTGGCGCGACGTGGGGCTCCGGCGCTTCTCCCGCGTTCGTCGCACTCTTGGCCAGCGCCGTACTCCTGGGTGCGTTCGTGTGGCGGCAGGTGATCGTCAGCCGTGGCGGCACCCGCCACTACCCGCTGATGGACGTGAAACTGTTCTCCATCGCCTCGTTCCGCAACGGCAACATCGCGACCGTCATCATCGGCCTCGGCGAGTTCGGCATCATCGCCGTCCTTCCGCTGTGGCTGCAGTTCACGCTTGGCTACTCCGCTCTGGAGGCCGGAGCGATGTTAGTCGCCATCGCGGTCGGAAGTTTCGTGGCCAGCGGCATCAGCTTCCCGCTCGCCGACAGCGGCAAGGCGACAGCGCTCGATCTCGTGCGGGCGGGTCTGATCCTGGAGGTCGTGGGCCTGTTGGCCCTGGGTTTGGTGGCCTTGCTCACCGACGCCCAGTGGTGGCTCATCGCCGCCGCGCTGTTCTTCTACGGCATCGGTGTTGGTCTGGCCACGGCTCAAGTCACCAACGTGGTGCTGGCGGAGATTCCGGAGAACGAGGGCGGCCAGGGGTCCGGGATCCAGAGCACCTTCCGTCAGTTGGGGTCCGCCCTCGGAATCGCAGTGCTGACCACCGCGTTCTTCTCGACGCTCAGCAGCACCTTGAACTCAAAGCTGCTGGGCATCGGCATCAGCTCTGCCGACGCGACGCGCTACAGCGAGGCGGTTACCAAAAGCGCGGGGGCGTCCATCGAATCTCTGGCCGCACAGCCTGCAACGGCCGCCATCGGCCACGCTGCTGAGGAGGCGATGAGTCACGCGCTTGCCCTCGGGTCGTTCCTCGCTGCTGGATTCCTGGTGCTCGGCGTGATCGCTACGGCATTCATTCCGCAGCGGCGGGACTAG
- a CDS encoding ABC-F family ATP-binding cassette domain-containing protein, with product MAHLLGAENIAVDFPTRRVFDSVTVGVDEGDRIGIVGRNGDGKSTLLSVLAGRLSPDAGRVTHRGGLRIGVLDQADQITDTTVGAAIVGDTPDHVWAGDPAIRDVINGLVSDLPWDAPLSSLSGGQQRRVALAALLVGDWDVVMLDEPTNHLDVEGITWLAEHLRRRWRPGQGALLLVTHDRWFLDEVATSTWEVHDGIVEPFEGGYAAYVLARVERDRQAAASEAKRQNLMRKELAWLRRGAPARTSKPKFRIDAANQLIEDVPPVRDRIELTKLATARLGKDVVDLLDVGVRFGDKQVLHDITWRIAPGERTGILGANGAGKSTLLGVIAGLVAPSEGRVKRGKTVQLAILDQRMTQLEPVKDEMVRDVLARTQTTYVVDGKEMTPAQLLERLGFQREQLSTRVGELSGGQQRRLQLLLILLSEPNVLILDEPTNDVDTDMLTAMEDLLDSWPGTLIVVSHDRYLIERVTDQQYAVWQGGLRHLPGGVDQYLSLRRESSTKAVAAEATSDPELSGAERQALRKELTAAERRMSKIDDLVAGLHTKMAAHDQDDYAGLASLTTQVTQLEDEKAELEDRWLELSDTLE from the coding sequence GTGGCACATCTGCTCGGCGCTGAGAACATTGCGGTCGATTTTCCTACCCGCCGGGTCTTCGACTCCGTCACCGTCGGCGTGGACGAGGGCGACCGGATCGGGATCGTGGGCCGCAACGGTGACGGCAAGTCCACCCTCCTTTCCGTCCTCGCAGGGCGCCTGAGCCCGGACGCCGGTCGGGTGACGCACCGCGGGGGCCTGCGGATCGGCGTACTCGATCAGGCTGACCAGATCACCGACACCACGGTCGGGGCGGCCATCGTCGGCGACACCCCGGACCACGTGTGGGCGGGTGACCCCGCGATCCGCGACGTGATCAACGGTTTGGTCTCCGACCTGCCCTGGGACGCGCCGTTGTCGTCGCTGTCCGGGGGTCAGCAGCGGCGGGTGGCGCTCGCGGCGCTGCTCGTCGGCGACTGGGACGTCGTGATGCTCGACGAGCCGACCAACCATCTGGACGTCGAGGGCATCACCTGGCTGGCCGAGCACCTGCGTCGCCGTTGGCGGCCCGGACAGGGCGCGTTACTGCTGGTCACGCACGACCGGTGGTTCCTGGACGAGGTCGCCACGAGCACCTGGGAGGTACACGACGGGATCGTGGAGCCGTTCGAGGGCGGCTACGCGGCGTACGTGCTGGCTCGCGTCGAGCGCGACCGGCAAGCGGCCGCATCCGAGGCCAAGCGACAGAACTTGATGCGCAAGGAACTGGCCTGGCTGCGGCGAGGCGCCCCTGCGCGTACGTCGAAACCCAAGTTCCGCATCGACGCCGCCAACCAGCTGATCGAGGATGTGCCTCCGGTCCGGGACCGCATCGAGTTGACGAAGCTGGCGACCGCGCGCCTCGGCAAGGACGTCGTGGACCTACTCGACGTCGGCGTGCGTTTCGGTGACAAGCAGGTGCTGCACGACATCACCTGGCGGATCGCGCCGGGTGAGCGCACCGGCATTCTCGGGGCCAACGGCGCCGGGAAGTCGACGCTCCTCGGGGTGATCGCCGGCTTGGTTGCACCGAGCGAGGGTCGCGTAAAGCGCGGCAAGACAGTGCAATTGGCGATCCTGGACCAGCGAATGACGCAGTTGGAGCCGGTCAAGGACGAGATGGTCCGCGACGTCCTGGCCCGCACCCAGACCACCTACGTGGTCGACGGCAAGGAGATGACGCCCGCCCAACTGCTGGAGCGGCTGGGCTTCCAGCGGGAGCAACTCTCGACCCGGGTCGGCGAGTTGTCCGGTGGCCAGCAGCGGCGACTGCAGCTGCTGTTGATCCTGCTGTCCGAGCCGAACGTGCTGATCCTCGATGAGCCGACCAACGACGTCGACACCGACATGCTGACCGCGATGGAGGACCTGCTCGACTCCTGGCCGGGCACGTTGATCGTGGTGTCGCACGACCGTTACCTGATCGAGCGGGTGACCGATCAGCAGTACGCCGTGTGGCAGGGCGGCCTGCGCCACCTGCCTGGCGGAGTGGATCAATATCTGTCGCTGCGGCGCGAGTCATCCACGAAAGCCGTTGCTGCAGAGGCGACTTCGGATCCCGAGTTGTCGGGTGCCGAACGCCAGGCGCTGCGCAAGGAGCTCACGGCCGCCGAGCGACGGATGAGCAAGATCGACGACCTCGTCGCTGGCCTGCATACGAAGATGGCTGCCCACGACCAGGACGACTACGCCGGGTTGGCCTCTCTCACAACGCAAGTGACGCAGTTGGAGGATGAGAAGGCCGAGTTGGAGGACCGGTGGCTGGAACTGTCGGACACGCTGGAGTGA
- a CDS encoding AzlD domain-containing protein: MSVWAAVIAASVISFVTKLSGYTVPSTWLEHPKVARVSALLPAALLASLVVLQTFSSGQRLMIDARAAGLIVAIAALVARLPFIVVVVLAAATAALLRGLAG; encoded by the coding sequence ATGAGTGTCTGGGCCGCCGTCATCGCCGCATCCGTCATCTCGTTCGTGACCAAACTGTCCGGTTACACGGTCCCGTCGACGTGGCTCGAACACCCGAAGGTCGCTCGGGTCAGCGCGCTCCTGCCCGCAGCGCTATTGGCGTCGCTCGTTGTGCTGCAGACATTTTCGAGCGGTCAACGACTGATGATCGACGCGCGGGCGGCTGGACTGATCGTCGCGATCGCGGCACTCGTCGCGCGGCTGCCGTTCATCGTCGTGGTGGTCCTCGCCGCGGCGACGGCTGCCTTGTTGCGCGGACTTGCCGGTTAG
- a CDS encoding ABC transporter permease: MAAVTSTSVPAAAGSTSTNEWRYFITRSLKTLGAVLISGVILLILWHVIVSRSGVSSFIAKKPVDVWNYLTQDGVDGTAAAHRSNLLSLLWVTLGHAAIGFVFGVLASVVVSAIFVLVRPVEFMFMPIAMLLRTVPLLAMAPVIYVIFGNGLVTCALIGTIVVFFPLLVNVTLGLRSVSKQSADLVSVYGGNRFTVLRKVAVPTALPYFFAAMRIAVPGAITGAMLYEWLFTFEGMGAAVQSAKAQGDYAQIWAVTFTVTVVAIALYMVATFIESAVLAKWGPDAGKATGS, encoded by the coding sequence ATGGCGGCCGTTACGTCCACTTCTGTCCCGGCAGCGGCTGGGTCCACATCGACGAACGAGTGGCGCTACTTCATCACCCGCTCGTTGAAAACGCTTGGTGCGGTGTTGATCTCCGGGGTCATCCTGCTGATCCTGTGGCACGTCATCGTGTCCCGCAGTGGAGTGAGTTCGTTCATTGCCAAGAAGCCGGTCGATGTCTGGAACTACCTGACCCAGGACGGGGTGGACGGAACCGCGGCCGCGCATCGCTCGAACCTGCTGTCGTTGCTGTGGGTGACGCTCGGTCACGCGGCGATCGGCTTCGTCTTCGGGGTGCTGGCCAGTGTCGTCGTCTCGGCCATCTTCGTGCTCGTGCGACCGGTCGAATTCATGTTCATGCCGATCGCCATGCTGCTGCGGACCGTTCCGCTGCTGGCCATGGCACCGGTGATCTACGTGATCTTCGGCAACGGCTTGGTGACCTGTGCGTTGATCGGGACCATCGTGGTCTTCTTCCCGCTGCTGGTGAACGTCACCCTCGGATTGCGAAGTGTCAGTAAGCAATCCGCCGACCTGGTCAGTGTGTACGGCGGTAACCGGTTCACCGTCCTGCGCAAGGTCGCGGTACCGACCGCTTTGCCGTACTTCTTCGCGGCGATGCGGATCGCGGTGCCGGGTGCGATCACCGGAGCGATGCTCTACGAGTGGCTGTTCACCTTCGAGGGGATGGGTGCCGCGGTGCAATCGGCGAAGGCGCAGGGCGATTACGCGCAGATCTGGGCCGTCACCTTCACCGTCACGGTGGTGGCGATCGCGCTCTACATGGTGGCGACCTTCATCGAGTCCGCTGTCCTGGCCAAGTGGGGTCCGGACGCCGGGAAGGCGACCGGCTCCTGA
- a CDS encoding DUF402 domain-containing protein — protein MTFWIPGTEILWCYGDPGSDWVTPMRVVRDDPEALVAWLPMGTPVRKLVRGDGQELRAVMAERFTAPRRQVLGTWTGSSVLRIYRPGEGWSSWAFFDGVSGQFEGWYLNVEEPHRRGPRETRSRDQVVDLWVEPTGEIVRKDVDELELAVAQGRYTQQQADELMITLAAAERAVLAGGSPFDQGWEAFAPDPSWPTPTLP, from the coding sequence GTGACGTTCTGGATTCCCGGTACTGAGATCCTTTGGTGCTACGGGGATCCGGGCAGCGACTGGGTCACCCCGATGCGCGTCGTTCGAGACGACCCCGAGGCGCTGGTTGCGTGGCTTCCGATGGGTACGCCGGTGCGCAAGCTCGTCCGCGGCGATGGCCAAGAGTTGCGGGCAGTCATGGCGGAGCGGTTCACCGCACCTCGCCGACAGGTCCTCGGCACCTGGACCGGAAGTTCCGTGCTGCGCATCTACCGTCCGGGGGAGGGCTGGTCCAGTTGGGCGTTCTTCGACGGGGTCTCGGGGCAGTTCGAAGGCTGGTACCTCAACGTCGAGGAACCACATCGACGCGGACCTCGCGAAACGCGGAGCCGTGACCAGGTCGTCGACCTGTGGGTTGAACCCACAGGCGAGATCGTGCGCAAGGACGTCGACGAACTGGAGTTGGCGGTCGCACAAGGGCGATACACCCAACAACAAGCGGACGAATTGATGATTACTCTGGCCGCCGCGGAGCGAGCGGTATTGGCGGGCGGGTCACCGTTCGACCAGGGGTGGGAGGCCTTCGCGCCCGACCCGAGCTGGCCGACCCCGACGTTGCCCTGA
- a CDS encoding AzlC family ABC transporter permease, whose product MSQDRAAVIRQSVSVAVATGLYGISFGALSVASGLSVLQTCLLSLLLFSGGSQFALIGIIGGGGTAGAAVAAASLLGLRNALYGLQVGLVLKPQGWRRLAMAHLTIDESTAVGLSQSTQEARKLGFWVTGIGVFIGWNLMTLAGALAGNALGDPKRYGLDAAASAAFIALLWPRLRGREPIAIAVVAAVVTTVLIPVIPAGLPVLAAALVGAVVAWFWRPTPGEPV is encoded by the coding sequence GTGAGCCAAGATCGCGCGGCGGTCATCCGGCAGAGCGTGTCGGTGGCGGTCGCGACCGGCCTCTACGGCATCAGTTTCGGCGCGCTCAGTGTCGCTAGTGGCTTGTCGGTGCTGCAGACCTGCCTGCTGTCGCTGTTGCTCTTCAGCGGTGGGTCACAGTTCGCGCTGATCGGCATCATCGGTGGCGGTGGGACTGCAGGGGCGGCTGTTGCGGCGGCCTCCCTGCTCGGGTTGCGCAACGCGCTCTACGGCCTGCAGGTGGGACTGGTTTTGAAGCCGCAGGGTTGGCGTCGACTGGCGATGGCCCACCTGACGATCGATGAGTCAACTGCCGTCGGGCTGTCCCAATCAACCCAGGAGGCAAGGAAGCTCGGCTTCTGGGTCACCGGGATCGGGGTCTTCATCGGATGGAATCTGATGACCCTCGCCGGCGCACTGGCCGGGAACGCGCTCGGCGACCCCAAGCGCTACGGGTTGGATGCCGCAGCCTCGGCCGCCTTCATCGCGTTGCTGTGGCCACGGCTGCGCGGGCGCGAGCCGATTGCCATTGCGGTGGTGGCCGCCGTCGTCACGACGGTGTTGATCCCGGTCATCCCGGCCGGGCTGCCGGTGCTGGCTGCGGCGTTGGTGGGTGCCGTGGTTGCGTGGTTCTGGCGGCCGACCCCCGGGGAGCCGGTATGA
- a CDS encoding fructose bisphosphate aldolase, producing MPNNEKLDRFRTAAGFIAALDQSGGSSPKALAQYGIEPSEYSSDAEMFDLIHAERTRIVTSPAFTGDRVLAAIMFEDTMDREVDGRPTADYLWSVKGVIPFLKIDKGLQDEADGVQLMKDIPGLDETLPKAAAQGVIGTKERSVIHSADPAGIYRIVDQQFAVAQQVIAAGLLPILEPEIDIHAPDKQRAEELLKAAILEWLPRIGDDLVAIKISLPSVDGFYNDLMRHPNVARVVALSGGYTRDEADEHLRRNPGLIASFSRALLEGLNVHQSDEEFNTTLDASIEQIYQASTAR from the coding sequence ATGCCGAACAACGAAAAGCTCGACCGGTTCCGCACCGCCGCCGGTTTCATCGCGGCCCTGGACCAGAGCGGCGGCAGCAGCCCGAAAGCGCTCGCGCAGTACGGCATCGAGCCGTCCGAATACTCCAGCGACGCTGAGATGTTCGACCTCATCCACGCCGAGCGGACCCGCATCGTCACCAGCCCGGCCTTCACCGGCGACCGTGTCCTGGCCGCCATCATGTTCGAGGACACCATGGACCGTGAAGTCGACGGCCGCCCCACCGCCGACTACCTCTGGTCGGTCAAAGGCGTCATCCCGTTCCTGAAGATCGACAAGGGCCTGCAGGACGAAGCCGACGGCGTCCAACTCATGAAGGACATCCCCGGCCTCGACGAAACCCTCCCGAAAGCAGCCGCGCAAGGGGTCATCGGCACCAAGGAACGTTCGGTGATCCACTCCGCGGATCCGGCCGGCATCTACCGGATCGTCGACCAACAGTTCGCCGTCGCCCAGCAGGTCATCGCCGCCGGCCTCCTACCCATCCTCGAACCCGAGATCGACATCCACGCGCCCGACAAGCAACGCGCCGAGGAGTTGCTCAAGGCCGCGATCCTGGAGTGGCTGCCCCGGATCGGCGACGACCTCGTCGCCATCAAGATCTCCCTCCCGAGCGTCGATGGCTTCTACAACGACCTGATGCGACACCCGAACGTCGCCCGCGTCGTGGCCCTCTCCGGCGGGTACACCCGCGACGAAGCCGACGAACACCTGCGCCGCAACCCCGGGCTGATCGCCAGTTTCAGCCGCGCCCTCCTCGAAGGACTGAACGTCCACCAGAGCGACGAAGAGTTCAACACGACCCTCGACGCCTCGATCGAGCAGATCTATCAGGCATCCACCGCGCGATAG